GACCACCAGTTCGACCAGCGTCTGGGCGACGACCACCGACGGTGCCAGCGCATATTCTGCAGGCAGGGCAAGCACCAGCGGTAGCACCACCAGCGAGTTCCGTGTCACCCCGGTGAACACCACCGCGCGTCGCCCCGGTACATCCGTCCGGGAGACACGTCCGGCCACCCATCCCACCGCCGTCATCAACACGGCGAACAACACGTAGACGGGCACCACCCGGATCAACGATGACCACTGCCGGTACACCTCGCCGATCTGCGAGGCGACCACCACCGCGAGGGTGAGCATCATCAGCGGGACCATGGCCCCGCCCACCGTCGCCCGGACCCTGCGACCCGTCTGACCCGGGACAGCCTGGGTCAGTCCCGCGGCGCACAGGGGCAGCAGGATCAGCACCACGAACGCCTCGATAAAGGGGGTGCCGTCAAACTCGGCCACCACGTCCGCCCCGACGAAGAACCACAGGAAAACCGGGAGCAGCAGCATCTGTACCAGCATCAGCAACGGAGCAGCGGCCAACAGTCTGTCAGCGGCCCCACCAGCTAACCCGGTAAACACGATGACATAGTCGATGCAGGGAGCGAGAAGGACGAATAACGCCCCGACCAGGAGGACATCGTCGCCGGCCACGGGTCTGGTCACCAGCCATGCCACCAGAGGTGCCAGCACGAAGTTCACCACGGTGACGGTGACCAGGAAACTCCTGTCCCGCAGCGTCGCCGCTGCCCCGCGGAGCGGAATTCCAAGGAACGTCGCATAGAGCAGCAACCCCAGCACCGGATTCACCGCCGATGCCAGCCCGCTGTCCGCATCGGGGAATGCCGTACCGACGGCACCTCCGACCAGGAGCGCACCGAGATACAGGGAAATCTGATGCCGCTCCATCCAGACCACGAAGGTATCCATTGCCGTCAGCGTAGCGGACCGCAGACCCCGACCCCATGCCCCCACCGTCACGACGCCACCGTCATGTTCGCAGTGGCAACGGGGTGATGCCCACCGTCACCCCACCGGTACTCACCGTTCCGACGGTGAGATCGACGACGATATCCGGCAGACACCCGTCGCCCAGGTCGCCGTCGGTGTCGACCACCACCCGGCAGAGCTGTGGATGCCAGGCGGATTCCCACCCAGTGAGGGACGAGGAGAGTACGACGTCCTGACCGAGAACCCTTCCGGACGGCGGAATGGTCAGGGAGACCACGTCGGCGGCGATGCCGCGCAGCAGAGTCGTGGTCCCCGGTGGCAGGTGCAGGACGACCGGCTCGCCGTAGGCGTCCGTGCCGACGACCCACCCCGGCAACGTGGTCACCAGCAGCGGGTTCCGGGAGTCCTCGGCGGAGGTGCGGAGGCGCATTCCGTCAGGTAGACCACCTAGTCGTGACGCCAGCAGGCCACATCCTGCCGCGGCCCACCGCATCCGGTCGGATGCCGACTCCGGCACCCCGACCAGGCTGTACGTGGACAAGCGGAGCAGGGAGGCCATTCCGGCGTACGACCGTTCCACCGTGGACGTCGCCCGCGGTGCCGGGGCGACCGCCGTGACCAGCTCATCAGCGCCCCCGTCCATCCGCAGACCGTCGGCCAGCCGGTGCCGTATACACTCGTCCAGCGCGACCGGCTCCACTGCGTCAACCGGGTCGGCGTCGGTGACGTCCTGCGGGGCTCTCCACAGCCGCGGGTGCGGGACATGGACCCGGAACCACACCAGTGGCTGCTCACCGCCGCCACCGTGTACCTGCCGGTGGAACCGACGCACCGATGAAACCACCGCTGCACGCACGGATGTCCCCATGTTGTCCCCTTTGCCCCGTTTCTCACTTTGTCCCCACGATCACCCCGCGATCTGCCTCCCAGGGCGGGAGGGTGAGGTACCATCAGCAAGCATAGGCACTGTGTGCCGGGGGGGGGACAACAAGGGGATTCTCTATGAGGACAACAGGCCTGCAGGTGTCGGGCTACGCATTTCTGCTGCGACGCACGGAACTGGCGCTGGTCACCGGTGACGCACGCATGGCGCAGGACCCGCTACGCACCCAACGGCGGGCGACGGGTGTCGGCGTCCTGCTGACGCTGCTCGTCACCGGCGGGATGCTACTGGTGGCGATGCTGCGACCGCAGCCCGCCATCGACGACGCCGGCCTCGTGGCCGACGAATCCGGCACATTGCACGTCCGGGTCGGCGAGGCTTTCCACCCGGTGACCAACGTCGCCTCGGGGCGGTTACTGCTCGGGGCCGCCGACGAGGTCACCAGATCGACCTCTGAACAGCTGGGGCGCTTCGCCACCGGCCCCACGCTCGGCATTCCGGACGCCCCGGGGCTTGTCCCGGCGCCGGAGTCCTTCTGGGCCCGGTGCGCGCACGGTGTTGTCGCGGCAGCCTCTCTGCCGGATGCCGGAGCAGTAGTGCTGGAGGCTCCGTCCGGTTGGTGGCTGGCAGTCGACGGCAGGCGACTCCTGCTGTCCGACGGGCCCGTTCTGGCCCGGGCACTCGGAGCAACACCCGTATCAGTCAGCGACGACGTCCTCGGTGTCCTGGACCGTGGGCCGGATGTGGCCCTGACGTCGTTGCGACACACGGTATACAGCGGCGACCGGGTCTTTCTCGCTGGAGAAGCCGGTGTCGCAGAGGTCACCGGCGCTCGCCGCACCATCGCCGAAGCGCTCACCCCGCCACCGGTCAGTGACAGCCTGCCCACCCTGCTGTCCCGGCCGGAGGTGACCGGGACCGACGCGCTTGCCCACGTGCCCGTCGATCTGGAGTTGGCGGACGGTGCGGAGATGGGTGAGGTGTGCATCGGTGAGTACGTCGTGGCTGCCAGGGATCTGGACACCGCCGGTGTCGAGGCGCCGACACCGGATGCCCATTTCGTCGGTCCGCGGGGAACGTCCACCGTCATCACGGAACGAGGATTCATTCTGGTCAGCGAGACGGGCGTGCGGTACTCGCTGACTACGGCGGAGGATCTCCGCGTCCTGGGGCTCGTCGTCGATGATGATGCGGTCGGCGAGCCGACGGCGGTGGCGTTCCGGGTGCTGGCAGGGCTGCCTGACGGAGGAGTGCTGTCAGAGGAACGGGCCAGCCGGACGCTGGTGGGCGCGGCGGCACACTGACGGGCCCTGAGCGGAGATCAGCCGTACCGTGCGCACGATCAGCGGACACGCAGTATCAAGGTGGTGAGGACCGCGGCCACCACGGTGGTTGCCAGGAGAAGAGGAATGCGGACGTCCAGGGGAGGAGAGACCGCCCGCGACACGGTCACCTCCGTCGGGACCTCGTACCGTGTTGTCTGGGCCCTGTCCATCACATTCGCCCCGGCATCCATGGCGGCACTTACCGCGCTCACCGGGGAAACAACCGGAACCGCCCCCTGGTCCGCGGTGGCGATCAGCAGTGAGCGGACCTGAGCCGCAGAGAACTCCGGACGCACCTGCCATATCAAGGCGGCCGTACCGGCAACGACGGGAGCGGCGAAGCTCGTCCCGGAGAACGGGGCAGGGTCACCGATGATGGTCCTGTCCTGCTGGTCTGTGTCCATCGGGTTCCTGCTGTCTCCGGTCTCGAGGACGGCGGAGACCGGCCCGCCGGGCGCGTAGAGCTCCACCCAGTCGCCGGGAACGGAGTAGTCGGCGGGACGTCGTCCTGCGTTGAGGTCATCGCTGTGTCGGGCATCGATCCCGCCGACAGTGAGCACGTCCGGTAACGCCGCGGGATAGGGCACCTGTCCGTCCCGGCACTGCCCGGCGTTTCCCGCGGCGGCGATGAGCAGGAGCCCGGCCTCGTCCGCGGCGGCGACCGAG
The genomic region above belongs to Corynebacterium glyciniphilum AJ 3170 and contains:
- a CDS encoding arsenic resistance protein yields the protein MDTFVVWMERHQISLYLGALLVGGAVGTAFPDADSGLASAVNPVLGLLLYATFLGIPLRGAAATLRDRSFLVTVTVVNFVLAPLVAWLVTRPVAGDDVLLVGALFVLLAPCIDYVIVFTGLAGGAADRLLAAAPLLMLVQMLLLPVFLWFFVGADVVAEFDGTPFIEAFVVLILLPLCAAGLTQAVPGQTGRRVRATVGGAMVPLMMLTLAVVVASQIGEVYRQWSSLIRVVPVYVLFAVLMTAVGWVAGRVSRTDVPGRRAVVFTGVTRNSLVVLPLVLALPAEYALAPSVVVAQTLVELVVMVLLVRLVPLLFPAAAPVRDAGRPGRS
- the eccB gene encoding type VII secretion protein EccB, whose protein sequence is MRTTGLQVSGYAFLLRRTELALVTGDARMAQDPLRTQRRATGVGVLLTLLVTGGMLLVAMLRPQPAIDDAGLVADESGTLHVRVGEAFHPVTNVASGRLLLGAADEVTRSTSEQLGRFATGPTLGIPDAPGLVPAPESFWARCAHGVVAAASLPDAGAVVLEAPSGWWLAVDGRRLLLSDGPVLARALGATPVSVSDDVLGVLDRGPDVALTSLRHTVYSGDRVFLAGEAGVAEVTGARRTIAEALTPPPVSDSLPTLLSRPEVTGTDALAHVPVDLELADGAEMGEVCIGEYVVAARDLDTAGVEAPTPDAHFVGPRGTSTVITERGFILVSETGVRYSLTTAEDLRVLGLVVDDDAVGEPTAVAFRVLAGLPDGGVLSEERASRTLVGAAAH
- a CDS encoding S8 family serine peptidase codes for the protein MTRFQRLQRFHRSPRRPAVGRVLLSALLLSTMPIPSSDSQPRCDHPAFGDAIPVDVQLPHDLSTGREIGVAVVDTGVSAPGVVADQPGDRDSCLLHGTAVAGTIRTVAPDSRIVSVRQGDGDRDTTVADLVTALDRARVTAADHGVRIVNISVIACDDTAELRASVAAADEAGLLLIAAAGNAGQCRDGQVPYPAALPDVLTVGGIDARHSDDLNAGRRPADYSVPGDWVELYAPGGPVSAVLETGDSRNPMDTDQQDRTIIGDPAPFSGTSFAAPVVAGTAALIWQVRPEFSAAQVRSLLIATADQGAVPVVSPVSAVSAAMDAGANVMDRAQTTRYEVPTEVTVSRAVSPPLDVRIPLLLATTVVAAVLTTLILRVR